In the genome of Desulfobacteraceae bacterium, one region contains:
- the fdhF gene encoding formate dehydrogenase subunit alpha, whose product MTSAIPIVCPYCGVGCNIELNLDQSGRPFESRASGRNPELNGRYLCVKGFTVHELLNNPERLKTPFLRKADQMVPVSWEAALDAASRGLKAVIAKYGPESVGLLCSGKILNEEAYLSQKFQRTVIGNNHIDNCARLCHGPSEAALRRQLGFGAVSTFLEDYDATETVVVVGAHTTFTHPVIWMRVKKRAKKGQVNLILADPRETDLVKNAAVHLRVKPGMDIFWLGALAKIILDKGWHDHAFCEKNTIGFKALCQSLADFDIDAACGRAGVSRQALETAAGLIHDKKTIFIWGMGLTQHAHGTDNITALLNLALLTGNIGKPGCGLSPLRGQNNVQGAGDMGALPNLLPGHLAVDDEAARIHMGAIWNAVVPSRGGLAAPEMIHAIASRKIRALYVIGENPALSEPQANFVTWMLHQLDLLIVQEVFPSETAKYADIILPAAAVGEKDGTFTNAARRIQYTAKGVSPPGDARADWEILQDLANAMGADWHYASSSAIWEEIRQAAPVFSGISHERLKRSRGIFWPCYGESHPGTPRLYEDGFGFRDRRARFIPVDLPETLMTPTEDYPLVLITGRLLEHFNTGEMSRRTTKLSKLRPAAYLEMNPRDAAAAGLLENDVVQMTSPYGTVRLPLKLDDSLQRGYLFAPIHFSEPNFNSLMSAVPIDPHARMPALKVIPVRVEKA is encoded by the coding sequence ATGACGTCCGCCATTCCGATCGTTTGTCCGTACTGCGGGGTCGGCTGCAATATCGAGCTGAATCTCGACCAAAGCGGCAGGCCCTTCGAAAGCCGTGCCTCGGGGCGCAACCCCGAATTAAACGGCCGCTACCTTTGCGTCAAGGGCTTCACGGTGCACGAACTGCTGAACAACCCGGAGCGGCTGAAAACGCCCTTCCTGCGGAAGGCCGACCAGATGGTCCCGGTGTCCTGGGAGGCGGCGCTGGACGCCGCTTCCCGCGGCCTGAAGGCCGTCATCGCCAAATACGGCCCTGAAAGCGTCGGTCTGCTCTGCAGCGGCAAGATCCTCAACGAGGAGGCCTATCTTTCGCAAAAATTCCAGCGCACCGTGATCGGCAACAACCACATCGACAATTGCGCCCGGCTTTGCCACGGACCCTCCGAAGCGGCCCTGCGCCGTCAGCTGGGCTTCGGCGCGGTCAGCACCTTTCTCGAGGACTACGACGCCACCGAGACCGTGGTGGTCGTCGGCGCGCACACCACCTTCACCCACCCCGTCATCTGGATGCGCGTCAAAAAACGGGCCAAAAAGGGCCAGGTCAACCTGATTCTGGCCGACCCGCGGGAAACGGATCTGGTCAAAAACGCCGCCGTCCACCTGCGGGTCAAACCGGGCATGGACATTTTCTGGCTCGGGGCGCTGGCCAAGATCATTCTCGACAAGGGATGGCACGACCACGCCTTCTGCGAAAAAAACACCATCGGCTTCAAGGCCTTGTGCCAAAGCCTGGCGGACTTCGACATCGATGCCGCATGCGGGCGTGCCGGCGTGTCGCGCCAGGCGCTGGAAACCGCGGCGGGATTGATTCACGATAAGAAAACGATCTTCATCTGGGGCATGGGCCTGACCCAGCACGCCCACGGAACGGACAACATCACCGCCTTGCTGAACCTGGCGCTGCTGACCGGCAACATCGGCAAACCCGGCTGCGGGCTCTCACCCCTGCGGGGTCAGAACAACGTGCAGGGCGCCGGCGACATGGGGGCGTTGCCCAATCTGTTGCCGGGCCACCTGGCGGTGGACGACGAGGCGGCCCGGATTCACATGGGCGCCATATGGAATGCGGTCGTCCCCTCGCGGGGGGGTCTGGCGGCACCCGAAATGATCCACGCCATCGCCTCCCGCAAAATCCGGGCGCTCTACGTCATCGGCGAAAACCCGGCCCTTTCCGAACCCCAGGCCAATTTCGTGACCTGGATGCTGCATCAACTGGACCTCTTGATCGTCCAGGAAGTCTTCCCCAGTGAAACCGCCAAATACGCCGACATCATCCTCCCGGCGGCGGCCGTGGGGGAGAAGGACGGCACCTTCACAAACGCCGCCAGGCGGATTCAATACACCGCCAAAGGGGTCAGCCCCCCGGGGGATGCCCGGGCGGATTGGGAGATTCTGCAGGACCTGGCCAATGCCATGGGCGCCGACTGGCATTACGCCTCGAGCAGCGCCATCTGGGAGGAAATTCGCCAGGCAGCGCCGGTTTTCAGCGGCATCAGCCACGAGCGGCTGAAGCGCTCGAGGGGGATTTTCTGGCCCTGCTACGGGGAATCCCACCCGGGCACCCCGCGCCTTTACGAAGACGGCTTCGGGTTCCGCGACCGGCGGGCGCGCTTCATTCCGGTGGATCTGCCGGAGACCCTGATGACGCCAACCGAAGATTACCCGCTGGTGCTGATCACGGGACGCCTGCTGGAGCATTTCAACACCGGCGAAATGTCGCGCCGGACGACCAAGCTTTCCAAACTGCGGCCGGCCGCCTACCTGGAGATGAATCCCCGGGATGCGGCGGCCGCCGGTTTATTGGAAAACGACGTCGTCCAAATGACCAGCCCTTACGGCACCGTGCGCCTGCCGCTCAAGTTGGACGACAGCCTGCAACGGGGATATCTTTTTGCCCCGATTCATTTCAGCGAGCCCAATTTCAACTCCCTGATGAGCGCCGTGCCCATCGACCCCCATGCCCGGATGCCGGCCTTGAAGGTGATCCCCGTAAGGGTGGAAAAAGCCTGA
- a CDS encoding MaoC family dehydratase N-terminal domain-containing protein produces MVFKGRAYDEIAVDETFADALTVTETHIVLAAGMFGDFNPLHVNQSFGENSRFGGRILHGPFTSALISAPVGVFFAGTAVAYLEHACRFKLPVRAGDTLTTTWTVTEKIDKPKIDGGIAAMTAVCHNQRNELVAEADGKIMLKNRRAV; encoded by the coding sequence ATGGTTTTCAAAGGCAGGGCCTACGATGAAATCGCGGTGGACGAGACTTTCGCCGATGCGCTGACGGTCACCGAAACCCACATCGTGCTGGCCGCCGGCATGTTCGGCGACTTCAACCCGTTGCACGTCAACCAGAGTTTCGGTGAAAACTCGCGCTTCGGCGGCCGGATTTTGCACGGCCCCTTTACCAGCGCCCTGATATCGGCCCCGGTGGGCGTCTTTTTCGCCGGCACGGCGGTCGCCTACCTGGAGCACGCCTGCCGCTTCAAACTGCCGGTCAGGGCGGGCGACACCCTGACCACCACCTGGACGGTCACCGAAAAGATCGACAAACCCAAAATCGACGGTGGGATCGCCGCCATGACGGCCGTCTGCCACAACCAGCGAAACGAGCTGGTCG